In Sardina pilchardus chromosome 8, fSarPil1.1, whole genome shotgun sequence, a genomic segment contains:
- the zgc:110329 gene encoding tetraspanin-15: MPEYYSKWKDNIRFYYFIKFTLNVYSMLFSLLGLCVLCVGLYAEVERQRHRTLEGVFLAPAVVLILLGLVMFTVSLVGMVGSLRDNKTLLHMFLCVLCALLALQALGLIIALIFERKTAALFHKTIREGIKHYYDDLDFKNILDYVQRKFSCCGGDEYKDWGVNQYHFCNGTGPLACGVPYTCCVSQVGEVVNTLCGFQTLKQQREVLDGVIHVRGCIHAVNLWMGDNVGATIGLCCAVGLPQMLGIVLTCVFWDILVELSESEDMVDFKILKRAGYKYNELDLGGAGWCMCLPRDGGYLPVPDSEPDTWAPDLTFADLDQLQVQDPLTYSIPAPQQSGSLIGIDEVDNRA; encoded by the exons ATGCCAGAATATTACTCAAAATGGAAAGACAATATTCGCTTCTACTATTTTATCAAGTTCACCCTAAACGTGTACTCTATGCTCTTTTCG ctCCTGGGCCTGTGCGTGCTCTGCGTGGGGCTGTACGCTGAGGTGGAGCGGCAGAGGCACCGCACGCTGGAGGGCGTGTTTCTGGCCCCGGCCGTGGTGCTCATCCTGCTGGGCCTGGTGATGTTTACCGTCTCGCTGGTGGGCATGGTGGGCTCTCTGAGGGACAACAAGACGCTGCTGCACATG ttcctctgtgtgctgtgtgctctgcTGGCCCTGCAGGCACTGGGTCTCATCATAGCTCTCATTTTCGAAAGGAAG ACAGCTGCCTTGTTCCACAAGACCATTCGAGAGGGCATAAAACACTACTACGATGATCTGGACTTCAAGAACATCTTGGACTATGTGCAGCGAAAG TTCTCCTGCTGCGGTGGAGACGAGTATAAGGACTGGGGCGTCAACCAGTACCACTTCTGCAACGGCACGGGTCCCCTGGCCTGCGGAGTTCCGTACACATGCTGTGTGTCACAG GTGGGAGAGGTTGTCAACACGCTCTGTGGCTTCCAGACTTTGAAACAGCAG CGGGAGGTTCTGGACGGAGTGATTCACGTCCGTGGCTGCATCCACGCGGTCAATCTCTGGATGGGGGACAACGTTGGCGCTACCATTGGGCTCTGCTGCGCAGTTGGCCTGCCACAG ATGCTGGGTATCGTCCTCACTTGTGTCTTCTGGGACATTCTGGTGGAGTTGAGCGAGTCCGAGGACATGGTGGACTTCAAGATCCTGAAGCGGGCCGGCTACAAGTACAACGAGCTAGACCTGGGCGGCGCTGGCTGGTGCATGTGCCTGCCCCGCGATGGCGGCTACCTGCCCGTGCCTGACTCGGAACCAGACACCTGGGCTCCTGACCTCACCTTCGCTGACCTCGACCAACTCCAAGTCCAGGACCCTCTGACGTACTCCATACCTGCACCACAACAGTCGGGATCACTGATTGGCATTGATGAAGTAGACAATCGTGCATGA